A window from Zingiber officinale cultivar Zhangliang chromosome 7A, Zo_v1.1, whole genome shotgun sequence encodes these proteins:
- the LOC122001624 gene encoding lysine-specific histone demethylase 1 homolog 3-like, with the protein MEGENTCDDVSPGGRGLVESGHSESRSASSRMERKGRKRKSLPSGEVEVGGFDEDERPIGSLFNLKKSRVAKKGKPPSGGARVENPRCDEQVHLGEMDDTLASFRKRMKVPKKGKVAGGLVSEGVKDSLPLDGANLDKMEDTASCHGQTRTSGNPGRRKSRHALTDKDETKKVPPKHDNNYSDVGLGDSLSSFVKSVQPAKRVKGTTTTSCTDDGMKFKTNMVSADVLLSSPSVKHGLSLTSDGTQEKVIKRGHLSLISDGSQEKASKRRGRLSLISDGSQEKASKRRSRLSLTSDGSQEKVIKRKSCRKSECRTLPDLKIKNLSEELLCGNSDSGMLVKEQSFSSRKSMSGSSLLDEDMVPTPLASNVPDSGRAFKQSLCCLTREASFVSVPAIEGGAHIDNHGGSDGQELSLDDSAPSLSQAQTPHQSSNEKLPDPENDKITSQEGNATSPVCLSNSINVLSEICNGARIVQCQTTIEFPSNNNLSEKVEEPSIFPGESIPVGPEEICSLGKPKKDLVKPLQSDMYFHRCTGKLSRDETPTPNSGNGRSFFHGYKTSSVANSGANVELLSPQISLRSQHQEPQLRLQEAPILHDASKEPSSIINKVPLTIEDPEAVNFDAKLNQRETHQNELPVISNRRTLDNQSTISHTKMHRHGDMACEGDVDWDIVMHEQGFFTNIPAADENQPFRPKAKSSFSVDDATNFDLVVVAAGLKPHAVNHIEKIKFRDVLKRRGGLQEYLDCRNFILGCWSKDVKHILPLTSCGISYIPSKDELPRQTLIREIYMFLDRNGYINAGIASEQGEVKLGSLSYHGVTQGLQEEGDYTVTDGLDKVANNSYQVKLPENTTAMPNNNLTEVQKNMTLVTGNNEGKSFLPPCGRLEHSLNVQVNRQTKIEQDAVPAVTACDTECFTTSMGGNIGCSESECNLRKVIDKYTSHDEGTRHGDARKEHNAETCNAPIACQQIDTIDCGSIIDVSSKHELAFSDIDSIEKIKNGHTNIHLTSIHSSDADARAKSHLNIGNRIIIVGAGPSGITAARHLHRQGFCVTVLEARDRIGGRVYTDCSSLSVPVDLGASIITGVEADIATERRPDPSSLICSQLGLELTVLNSDCPLYDIVTGDKVPSDLDEALETEYNSLLDDMELLVAQHHESAMNMSLEDGLEYAIMYRRISKTISDVVTEFDKPSLVSNSTKVAALVNSSSSRSTDCVDNELKMNILSPLERRVMNWHFAHLEYGCAAPLTDVSLPHWNQDDVYGGFGGPHCMIKGGYNTVVESLCMGLDIQLNQNVSEIIYDTNETDRGLQDEKKVKVITSSGKEFVGDAALITVPLGCLKAETIKFSPALPDWKQASIQRLGFGVLNKVILEFSTVFWDDNVDYFGATAEETNQRGQCFMFWNVKKTVGAPVLIALVVGKSAKDGQTFGSSDHVNHALLVLRKLFGEAAVPDPVASVVTNWGMDPYSRGAYSYVAVGASGEDYDILGRPVANCLFFAGEATCKEHPDTVGGAMMSGLREAVRIMDILTTGKDYLAEVELMEAIQRQSDSEWNEVKDLSMQLDACKLGAICKSSSDGKHTMSTKDSVLQDLFFSAKTTSGRLHLAKELLRLPVACLKSFTGTKEGLDTLNTWILDSLGKNSAQLLRHCVRLLVLVSTDLVAVRLSGIGRTIKEKVCVHTSRDIRSVASQLVRMWIEVFRKEKAINGLKLLRQAAGSELSKVRSKDGKPHLRATTETSESRCNMQVRSSSESHSPSKANNRKADIAATKLEPSLCIKSDVKLLHSERMVPAKNSLAVSEEIATFSAIESARAAALKAAKAYASSEAEVTTLRELPKIPSFHKFARREHSVQIDELDVRRRQSDGNFIRQDCVSEIDSRNCRVRDWSVDFNGACGNMDSSKLSGDNYTHSSYSNELAYASNAREHSGESVAIDSRMTRAWVDTDTAGSGGVKDSVAIERWQSQAMDADVDFYNSMHIRDEEEFDKVVLPDVRNQCHSGDGAALEYEENKSLFEKKVRGAHYIKQGVVDFVASLLMPLYRTRKIDREGYKVIMKKAATKVMEQCTEREKTMAMYDFLDFRRKNKIRSFVDKLIERHLTMNHSGKL; encoded by the exons ATGGAAGGTGAGAATACGTGTGATGATGTTTCTCCCGGTGGTCGTGGTTTGGTAGAGTCGGGCCACTCGGAATCGAGGTCCGCGAGTTCCAGGATGGAGAGGAAGGGGCGGAAGAGGAAGTCCTTGCCCTCGGGTGAGGTAGAGGTTGGTGGGTTCGATGAGGATGAGCGGCCGATTGGTTCCCTGTTCAATTTAAAAAAGAGTAGGGTTGCAAAAAAGGGTAAGCCCCCTTCAGGTGGAGCTAGGGTCGAAAACCCTAGGTGTGATGAACAGGTACATTTGGGTGAGATGGATGATACATTGGCTAGCTTTAGGAAGAGGATGAAGGTTCCAAAGAAGGGTAAAGTTGCTGGTGGCCTTGTATCTGAAGGTGTCAAGGATTCCCTTCCACTGGATGGGGCGAATTTGGACAAGATGGAGGATACAGCCAGTTGCCATGGGCAGACAAGAACTTCAGGAAATCCTGGACGTAGAAAATCAAGACATGCTTTAACTGATAAAGATGAGACAAAAAAGGTACCCCCGAAGCATGACAACAATTATTCAGATGTGGGATTGGGAGATTCACTGTCTTCCTTTGTCAAGAGTGTTCAACCAGCCAAGAGGGTGAAGGGAACAACAACAACCTCATGCACTGATGATGGGATGAAGTTCAAAACCAACATGGTTTCTGCTGATGTTCTTCTGAGTTCTCCTTCTGTGAAACATGGTTTATCCTTAACTTCAGATGGTACCCAAGAAAAAGTTATTAAGAGGGGTCATTTATCCTTAATTTCAGATGGATCCCAAGAAAAAGCTAGTAAGAGAAGGGGTCGTTTATCCTTAATTTCAGATGGATCCCAAGAAAAAGCTAGTAAGAGAAGGAGTCGTTTATCCTTAACTTCAGATGGATCCCAAGAAAAAGTTATAAAGAGAAAGAGCTGTCGAAAGTCTGAATGTAGAACTCTTCCAGACTTGAAGATCAAAAACTTGTCCGAGGAGCTTTTGTGTGGGAACTCTGATTCTGGAATGTTGGTTAAAGAACAGTCTTTTTCCTCGAGGAAAAGTATGTCTGGCTCATCTTTGCTTGATGAAGATATGGTGCCTACTCCACTGGCATCTAATGTGCCAGACTCAGGTAGAGCTTTCAAACAATCACTTTGCTGCTTGACTCGGGAAGCATCTTTTGTTTCAGTCCCGGCAATTGAGGGAGGTGCACATATTGATAATCATGGTGGTTCTGATGGACAGGAACTATCTTTAGATGACTCAGCACCTTCTCTAAGTCAGGCCCAAACTCCTCACCAATCCTCCAATGAGAAGCTACCTGACCCGGAAAATGACAAGATAACCTCACAGGAGGGTAATGCTACCTCCCCCGTGTGCCTATCAAATTCTATCAATGTTTTATCTGAGATTTGCAATGGGGCGAGGATTGTACAATGCCAGACCACAATTGAGTTTCCTTCAAACAATAACTTGTCTGAAAAAGTCGAAGAACCCAGCATTTTCCCTGGCGAATCTATTCCTGTAGGTCCCGAAGAAATTTGTTCTCTTGGAAAGCCAAAGAAGGATCTTGTGAAGCCCTTACAGAGTGATATGTATTTCCACCGTTGCACTGGTAAATTATCCAGGGATGAAACACCGACACCAAATTCTGGCAATGGAAGATCCTTCTTTCATGGTTATAAAACATCTTCTGTGGCAAACTCTGGAGCTAATGTTGAACTTTTGTCTCCTCAAATTTCACTGAGAAGTCAACATCAAGAGCCCCAATTAAGGTTGCAAGAAGCTCCGATCTTACATGATGCCTCCAAAGAACCATCTTCCATCATTAATAAAGTTCCCCTAACCATTGAGGATCCTGAAGCAGTGAATTTTGATGCTAAACTCAATCAGAGAGAAACCCATCAAAAtgaactaccagtaatatccaaCAGAAGAACTCTAGACAACCAATCTACAATTTCCCATACAAAAATGCATAGGCATGGTGACATGGCATGTGAGGGTGATGTTGATTGGGACATCGTAATGCATGAACAAGGCTTTTTCACAAATATTCCCGCAGCTGATGAAAATCAACCTTTTAGACCAAAAGCTAAGTCATCTTTTTCAGTGGATGATGCTACTAATTTTGATTTGGTAGTGGTAGCTGCTGGCCTAAAGCCTCACGCTGTTAATCATATTGAGAAGATTAAATTCAGGGATGTCCTTAAGCGTAGAGGTGGTCTTCAAGAATATTTGGATTGCAG GAATTTCATTTTAGGATGTTGGAGTAAAGATGTCAAGCACATACTCCCTCTTACGAGCTGTGGCATAAGTTATATTCCTTCAAAGGATGAACTGCCACGTCAAACCCTCATTCGTGAAATCTACATGTTTCTTGACCGTAAT GGTTACATTAATGCAGGAATTGCTTCAGAGCAAGGCGAAGTGAAGCTTGGTAGTCTATCTTATCATGGAGTTACACAGGGGCTGCAAGAAGAGGGAGATTATACGGTGACAGATGGCTTGGACAAAGTTGCTAACAACTCGTATCAGGTTAAACTTCCAGAGAATACTACGGCGATGCCAAATAACAATCTCACTGAAGTTCAGAAAAACATGACCTTGGTCACAGGAAATAATGAAGGTAAGAGTTTCCTGCCACCTTGTGGCAGATTGGAACATTCTCTAAATGTTCAAGTGAACAGGCAGACTAAGATAGAGCAAGATGCAGTGCCAGCGGTTACTGCATGTGATACAGAATGCTTCACGACTTCTATGGGAGGGAACATAGGGTGCTCAGAGTCAGAATGCAACTTAAGGAAAGTGATTGACAAATATACTTCACATGATGAAGGGACTAGGCATGGTGATGCTCGTAAAGAACACAATGCAGAAACTTGTAATGCTCCAATAGCTTGTCAACAAATTGACACCATTGATTGTGGATCAATAATTGATGTTTCCTCAAAGCACGAACTGGCTTTCTCTGATATAGATAGCATAGAAAAAATTAAGAATGGACATACTAATATTCATTTGACATCTATACATTCTTCAGATGCAGATGCTCGTGCTAAATCCCATCTAAATATTGGGAATAGGATAATTATTGTTGGAGCAGGGCCTTCTGGCATAACTGCAGCACGCCATTTGCATCGGCAGGGCTTTTGTGTGACAGTGCTTGAGGCTCGAGATAGAATTGGCGGTCGTGTATACACAGATTGCTCGTCACTTTCAGTTCCTGTTGATCTTGGTGCCAGCATCATCACTGGTGTAGAGGCTGATATTGCTACTGAAAGAAGGCCAGATCCATCATCTTTAATTTGTAGTCAGTTGGGTCTTGAGTTGACTGTTTTAAACAGTGATTGCCCACTCTATGATATAGTCACGGGGGATAAAGTCCCAAGTGATTTAGATGAAGCATTGGAAACTGAATATAATAGTCTTCTTGATGACATGGAACTTCTTGTGGCACAACATCATGAGAGTGCAATGAACATGTCTCTTGAAGATGGACTGGAATATGCCATTATGTACCGGCGCATATCCAAGACAATATCTGATGTAGTCACAGAGTTTGATAAACCAAGTTTAGTTAGTAATTCTACAAAGGTAGCTGCCCTTGTGAATTCTTCATCTTCTAGATCAACAGATTGTGTTGACAATGAACTTAAAATGAATATTTTGAGCCCCTTGGAGCGCAGAGTGATGAATTGGCACTTTGCACATTTGGAATATGGTTGTGCTGCACCACTCACGGATGTATCTCTGCCTCACTGGAATCAAGATGATGTGTACGGAGGATTTGGTGGCCCTCACTGTATGATTAAAGGAGGATACAACACAGTTGTAGAAAGTCTATGCATGGGACTTGATATTCAACTGAACCAAAATGTTTCAGAGATAATCTATGACACTAATGAAACAGATAGGGGCCTTCAAGATGAAAAAAAGGTTAAAGTAATTACCTCAAGTGGAAAGGAATTTGTAGGGGATGCAGCCTTGATCACTGTGCCACTTGGTTGCCTAAAGGCAGAGACTATAAAATTTTCTCCTGCCTTACCAGATTGGAAGCAAGCTTCTATACAGAGGCTTGGCTTTGGTGTGCTGAATAAAGTCATCTTGGAGTTCTCTACAGTTTTTTGGGATGATAATGTTGATTACTTTGGGGCCACTGCTGAAGAAACTAATCAAAGGGGGCAATGTTTTATGTTTTGGAATGTAAAGAAGACAGTTGGTGCACCTGTTCTTATAGCACTTGTTGTTGGAAAGTCAGCTAAGGATGGACAAACTTTTGGCAGCTCTGATCATGTTAACCATGCTTTGCTTGTTCTTCGTAAGCTTTTTGGTGAAGCAGCTGTACCAGATCCAGTTGCATCTGTTGTGACAAATTGGGGTATGGATCCATACAGTAGGGGTGCTTACTCTTATGTTGCTGTTGGAGCTTCCGGTGAGGACTATGATATTTTGGGAAGACCAGTTGCAAACTGTTTATTTTTTGCAGGTGAAGCAACCTGTAAAGAGCACCCTGATACTGTTGGTGGTGCTATGATGAGTGGTCTCCGAGAAGCAGTACGTATTATGGACATCTTAACCACTGGCAAAGATTACCTAGCAGAGGTAGAATTGATGGAAGCTATTCAAAGACAGTCTGACAGTGAATGGAATGAAGTAAAAGACTTATCAATGCAACTTGATGCATGCAAACTAGGTGCAATATGCAAAAGCTCTTCAGACGGCAAGCATACAATGTCCACAAAGGATTCTGTATTACAGGACTTATTCTTTAGTGCAAAGACTACATCTGGACGGCTTCATCTGGCTAAAGAACTATTGCGTCTTCCTGTTGCATGTCTAAAATCTTTCACTGGGACTAAAGAAGGACTTGACACACTGAACACTTGGatcctt GATTCTTTGGGAAAAAATTCAGCTCAACTCTTGCGACACTGTGTTCGCTTGCTTGTACTTGTATCAACTGATTTAGTTGCTGTTCGTTTATCAG GAATAGGAAGAACCATTAAGGAGAAGGTTTGTGTGCATACTAGTCGTGATATTCGTTCTGTTGCAAGCCAACTTGTCAGGATGTGGATAGAAGTTTTCCGCAAGGAAAAGGCTATTAATGGCCTGAAGTTACTAAGGCAAGCAGCAGGATCGGAACTCTCCAAAGTAAGATCTAAGGATGGAAAGCCTCATCTGCGTGCAACTACTGAGACATCAGAAAGTAGATGCAATATGCAAGTTCGTTCATCTTCTGAAAGTCATTCACCATCTAAAGCAAACAATAGAAAGGCTGACATTGCTGCTACAAAGTTAGAACCATCATTGTGCATAAAATCTGATGTCAAATTATTGCATTCTGAGAGAATGGTGCCTGCAAAGAATAGTTTAGCTGTTTCTGAAGAAATTGCAACTTTTTCTGCCATAGAATCTGCACGAGCTGCTGCTCTGAAAGCTGCAAAG GCATATGCCTCTTCAGAAGCAGAGGTCACCACACTGCGTGAGCTGCCAAAGATACCATCTTTCCATAAATTTGCAAGGCGTGAACACTCTGTGCAAATTGATGAATTGGATGTTAGAAGGAGGCAGTCTGATGGCAATTTTATAAGGCAAGATTGTGTGTCAGAAATAGATTCAAGAAACTGCAGAGTTAGGGATTGGTCTGTTGATTTTAATGGTGCATGTGGTAATATGGATAGCTCAAAATTGTCTGGTGATAACTACACTCATTCTAGCTATTCAAATGAATTAGCATATGCATCAAATGCAAGGGAACATTCTGGAGAAAGTGTAGCAATAGATAGCAGAATGACTAGAGCATGGGTTGATACGGATACGGCTGGTAGTGGAGGCGTCAAGGATTCTGTTGCCATAGAGAGATGGCAGTCACAGGCAATGGATGCAGATGTGGATTTTTACAACAGTATGCATATAAGAGATGAGGAAGAGTTCGACAAGGTAGTGTTACCAGATGTAAGAAACCAGTGTCACAGTGGGGATGGTGCTGCCCTAGAATATGAAGAAAACAAATCATTGTTTGAAAAAAAAGTAAGAGGAGCCCACTATATTAAACAGGGGGTTGTGGACTTTGTGGCTTCCTTATTGATGCCTTTATACAGAACTAGGAAGATTGACAGAGAAGGATACAAAGTCATAATGAAGAAAGCTGCAACCAAG GTAATGGAACAATGTACAGAGAGAGAAAAAACTATGGCTATGTATGATTTTCTTGATTTTAGACGGAAGAACAAG ATTAGATCTTTTGTGGACAAATTGATTGAAAGACACTTGACTATGAATCATAGTGGAAAGTTGTGA